A single window of bacterium DNA harbors:
- the lepB gene encoding signal peptidase I yields the protein MAKQAAGKKKSALKETVDVVVWAVVMAFLARSFLIQAFRIPSGSMEDTLLVGDFLFVNKFLYGPQIPFTDIRLPGLREPRPGDIIVFRFPGEKDDYIKRCVAVGGQTLEVRNGEITLDGRRQDEGYTKFLHSGQGGAARNFGPYRVPEGKIFMMGDNRDNSRDSRVLGPVDWRKAVRGKAIFIYWSWDKEKKLPRLSRLGDLIH from the coding sequence ATGGCCAAGCAGGCTGCGGGCAAGAAGAAGTCGGCCCTGAAGGAGACCGTCGACGTCGTCGTCTGGGCGGTGGTGATGGCCTTCCTCGCGCGGAGCTTCCTGATCCAGGCCTTCCGCATCCCGAGCGGCAGCATGGAGGACACCCTGCTCGTCGGCGACTTCCTCTTCGTGAACAAGTTCCTCTACGGCCCGCAGATTCCCTTCACGGACATCCGCCTGCCCGGCCTGCGCGAGCCGCGCCCCGGCGACATCATCGTCTTCCGGTTCCCCGGCGAGAAGGACGACTACATCAAGCGCTGCGTCGCCGTCGGCGGCCAGACGCTCGAGGTGCGCAACGGCGAGATCACCCTCGACGGCCGGCGCCAGGACGAGGGCTACACGAAGTTCCTCCACAGCGGGCAGGGCGGCGCCGCCCGCAACTTCGGCCCCTACCGGGTGCCCGAGGGCAAGATCTTCATGATGGGGGACAACCGCGACAACAGCCGCGATAGCCGCGTGCTGGGGCCGGTCGACTGGCGCAAGGCCGTGCGCGGCAAGGCCATCTTCATCTACTGGTCCTGGGACAAGGAGAAGAAGCTGCCGCGCCTGAGCCGCCTCGGCGACCTCATTCATTGA